The region AAGAGATGCGCCACCCAGCAGACGAAGGACTTCCATGGATCGGAGGAGTGGGATGGGCGGAGACACCTTTCGAGGGTTTTTCCTCGTCGATGCCACATGGAACATCATCTATCTGAATGATGCGCTCAAACAAGCCCTGGGCATTGCCTACGGCCCACATACGCCGCGGTGGCCTCTGGAAAAGCTTCTCAAGGTTCTGGGATGTTCCATTTCACCGCGCCAACTGGCAGTGGATCTACGGCGGGCAGGAAGCAAGCCCGTGGAGTACCAGGGGGGCGTGAGCGCTGAAAGGCAAGGATGGCGCGTGGTTATGGAGGCGGTGTCTGTCAAGGCTAAGGTGGCCTTGGTGGGCCTGATCTATGAGATGGGTGCCCCTCGGCATTTAAGTGTTGTCGAGGGCGGAAATGGGAGTCTTGTCCAATGGGCCGTGGAGGGGTTACGTGAAGGTTTTTTCGTCGTGGAAGCGCGATCCAAGATCATCGTGTACGCCAATGAAACGTTTCATTTCAAGCGAGGTTTAAGGCCCCCTCTGGCCATCGGCAAGCCTTGCTATCAAGCCGTTCGAGGCCTCATGGATCCGTGCACGTCTTTGGGCCAAACATGCCCGCTGGAATTCATGGATCCTGAGGGGCGCCACGCCTTTTGCCCAAACGGGGATGGAAACACAAACGATATGCCTGTGGTGCGGTTGACGCCCCTACGGCAGGAAGGCGAAGGCTTGTACGTGGTCGGCATGGAATGGGCCGATAGCCACAAGGCGTGGGGGGAAGGGGCGGGCCGGAAAGTCTCAAGGGTTGGCGACAGGGCAAAAATCCGAAACGCTCCAAGTTACGAGAGGCTACAGCACGTGGTGTCGGAAGCCACACGAGCTCCCACCCTTAGCAGCCTTCTTGCCGGGCTTTCTCAGGCTGTGCGCCAAGATGTGGGCCCGGTGGACGTGGTTTTTGTCTTGCCCGATGCGGCAGGCAAAGACCATTTGATTTTTTGCGAACCTTCGACCGTTGCTCCTCAAGCCCTTCAAAACTTGAAGAACCTTTTGGTGGAAGCCAATCGAACGGGGAGGGTTTTTGAGAGGTTGCGGCGAGGGTTGTCAAATGGGCAGAGCGCGGAGGCGGCCGAGACCCTGCGGGAAATTCTGCGGCGTTGGGCCGCGCCGCGATACGTGGTGCACTTTGGTCTTTTAAATGCTTTGCCAAATGGCTCGCCAAGGGCTTTAGGCGTGTACGTGGGGCTCTCCGACACCGTAAAAGCTCTTTCCCAAGATGTGCGCAGTTACATGGACACGCTTTTTTCCCTGACCTCCGAAGCCATAAACCGCCTTGTGATGGAAGAAACCGCCGTGGCCAGCCCTTCTTTTCACGACGTCGTTCTGACGAACCGAGATGGCATCATCGGGTGCAGCAAGGAAATGCGAGAGGTGAATGAACTCATCGACCTGGTGGCTGCCTCCGACGCCACGGTGCTCATCACCGGAGAAAACGGCACGGGCAAGGAACTCGTCGCCCACGCCATTCACAACCGTAGTCATCGCAAAAAGGGACCGTTCGTGGTTGCCCACTGCTCCGCCTATTCTCCCACCCTACTGGAAAGCGAACTGTTCGGCCACGAAAAAGGCGCCTTTACAGGGGCCATTCGCCAAAAGAAGGGCCGCGTCGAAAGAGCCCAAGGCGGGACCCTCTTTTTGGACGAAATCGGGGATATCGCTCCTGCCACCCAGGTTTTGCTTTTGCGTTTTCTGCAGGACCACCGCTTTGAGAGGGTCGGTGGAGAATCCACCCTACAGGCGGACGTGCGGGTCTTGGCGGCCACGAACCGCAACCTGATCAAAGAAGTGGAAAACGGCCGATTTCGAGATGACCTCTATTACCGACTCAATGTTATCTCCATCCATTTACCGCCCCTGCGAGACCGCAAAGAGGACATTCCCCATTTGAGCCATTACTTTCTCAAAAAATATAGCGCCAAAGAGGGAAAGACCGTCAGTGGGTTTTCCTCCGGAGCCCTACAGACCCTGATGGACTACGATTGGCCGGGCAATGTGCGGCAATTGGAAAACGCCATAAGTCATGCCGTCATTCTGGCTCAGGAAGACACGATTCGGCGCCAACACCTGCCCCGTTTTCTCGTTCACGCCCACGAAGCGGCCCCCACCGCCTCCCTGATAGAAAACGAAAAGCGCTTGATTCTTCAAGTGCTTCGTCAAACCCAGTGGAACAAGCACGAAGCGGCCCGAAAACTCCAGGTGAGCCGAAGCACGCTTTACAGCAAAATTCAACGTTACGGCTTGCGACCCGAAGGCAGCGCCTAAATTCTGGAAAATAGAGTCGGAAAAAAAACAACTGAGATTTGTGTAAGATAACCAGAAGTATAAACGTGAAATGGCAGGCTCTCCGTCGAATTTCGGACTGATCATGCGACACAAGGCTGCCCCAAAGCTTTGAAAGCCGCCAAAGCCAAAGACTTCATGAATCCTTTAAGAGTCTGAAAAGAAATCGAGAACGGGTGCGTGAAATGAAGCACAATCATAGCCGCCACACATGGCACGGAAGTTGTGAAATAAGCAATGGCGATCAAAAAGGTGGTCCTTCGAGCCTGTGGATGGTTCCAGTGCCGGAGCGTTCCGGGCGGTCGTCCCTTTTCCTGTTCCCCTTTCTGACGATGAGGCGGCGCTTCCGTTCCTCGTACTATTTCCCACGGTTGGTCTTTTTCCATAGCCACGTCGTGTTGATGGATGGTTAGGTAAGTGTGAAAGATTGTCAGCGTCCCTGATGTCACAAAGCGTCCTGAACTGTTGTGAGCCGTGCGGCCGTGAGCCCGTCGGCCGCTGGCCTTCGCAAAAATTTGCTGTCTATCGCTTGAAGACAAGGCCGTCCTGTCGCGGGTGCGGAAAGGTCGGCGAGAAGCTTCACAAGGCGTTCTAAAAAGCTTGAGGCATAGGGCGTTGTCGGGTGGGGCGTGATCTCAAAAGCGACGGGTTTTTTGATCTCTGAGTCGTGGTGAAACCAGGAGCCCCCGGTGCCTCTTGAGCGTTCTTCAAAGGAGAGGGAGCCGTTGGAGGCGATCAAAGGCTCAATCCGGGCACGGACCTCGAAAGGCGGCAAGGTCTGATGCGAGGCGCTGAAATCTTGGCGCGGAAAGGGGGTGGGAGTGGGCGAAAGGGCTGCATGAAGCACCGGGACTTCGGGGCCAGGACTTCCCTTGTTGGAGGGGCAGGATTTGGGGTTGCGAAGCCCGAAGGTGCAAAAGTGTCGATGGGGAAGGTTCAGGAACTTAAGGAGGTCAAAAGATGGCGAAAAAAGCTCGGGAAGTGGAGATTAACAGTCGGGAGGATACCCTGCCATTGATGGGGCCGGATGTTCGGCCCTGGCCGGTCACACCACCTCCGTCCCCGGAGGAAGTGGCGGCCGTCTATGCGCGCAGAAAGGCGGAAGAATTCGGCAAATGGTGCGAGGACAATCTGCGGATTGACTACGCGCGGGGCAAACCAGAAGCCCTGCAAGGGGTTCGAGTCCTGTCGTGCGGTCAGTGGCGCATGGGTCATAAGTTTGCTTCAGGACTTTTGAGTGAACTGGGTGCCGAATTGATCAACGTGGAGCCGCCTACGGGGGATCCCCTGCGCAAGCTCAGCCCGTTCGGCCGCGAAGAATACATGTTGGAAGACAAAAACGGTGACAAGTGCGGTTTGGACTTCATTCATGAACTGCGGAACGCCTATTCCGTGACCATTAACTTGGAAACGGAAAAGGGCCGCGAACTCTATACCAAACTGGCTCAGCATGCGGACATTTTGATCGAAGAATATCCACCTGGATACATGGACAATCTGGGTATCGGCTATCGGCAATTGTCCCAGATCAACCCGAAGCTCATCTATTGCTGGATTGGTGAGCATGGCCAATGGGGGCCCATGAAGGACAGGGTGTCCAAGTATGGCCAGTGGATGTTGGATCCCTTTGGCCAGGCGGCCTGTTCTTTTATTCACAACACGGGTTTTCCCGAGGACTTGCTGCCTCGAGGCAAGGGCGGCGATCCCACCCGATCCGGCGTCTGGTTCGCCGACTACGTGGCTGGGGAACAGACGGCGGTCAATGCCCTGGCGGCACTTTTCTGGCGTGATGAGTTTAGTGGAGAAGGCCAATTTATCGAAACCACGGCTGCCGAAGCCCTCATGGATATTTTGGACTTCGATATCACGTGGTACGGATTTAACAAGAGCATCAAGGCCCGCACGGGTGGTTGGGATCCCAACCTGAACCAGTATGCCTGGAACCCCTGCAAAGACGGTTACATGATGATCGGGGGCCAGACGGACCGTCTGTGGTACCGTATCGGCATGTGTATTGAGCGGGAACTGCCCATTTTCGGCCGTCTGATCCACGAAGACCCGCTCTTGAAGGAAATGGCCGCCCGCAATGCCCTGCAGGCCCTTACCAAAACCTACACCATGACCGCCATGTGGCTGCGCAACATCAACCGCGTGGAAGCCGAAGAAAAGCTCATGGAATACGAAATTGCAGCGGGCCCGCTGCTCTACATCGACGAAGTGGCCGAGTTCCCGCATTTCAAGTATCGCCCTTGGGTGAACGTGCTGGAAGATGAACAGTATGGAACGTTGATGTATTCCGAGGCGACCACGGCCTACCAAATGCGGACCCCCGCTCGCGTCAAATGGCTCGGACGACCTCTGGGCCATGACAACGCCGAAATTTTCATGAAATACATCGGTTTGGGTCAGAGTGAATTGAGGGAACTCAAGGAACAAGGAGTGATCTGAGATGAAAGATCAGAGAGTGACCAGGATCGAAGATCTGCCAGGGCCCAAGAGCCAGGGGGAACTGGAAGAAATGAAAATGCCTTATGAGGAGTATTGCCGCAAGGTCTTCGCGCCGGGCCAGGAGAAGACCAAACCGGAGGCCCTCAAAGGCATTCGATGGTTGAGCACCACCATGTACATTTTCACACCCCATTCGGTGGCCAACCTCGCCGAATTGGGCGCGGAGTGCATCAAGATAGAGATGCCGCGCATGGGGGACCCCATGCGGCACACATCGCCTTTCAACGAATGCTACCTTTACCCACTGCACGACACCCGTCCCATGACCGGAACAGGCCTTGGCTTCACGAATGCCAATAGTAACGAATATTATATTTCCATGGACTATCACGTGCCGGAGATGAAGGAAGCCTTCTACCGGCTGGTGAAGCTATCCGACGGTCTGACCGAATGCTATCGCCCCGGAACTTTTGACCGGTGGAAACAGAGTTACCGGTATTTGCAGGAGATTAACCCCCGGTTCATTTATGTGTGGGGCGGTGGCTTCGGCTATGGTCCCAAGGTCTTTGGCGGGTCCTATGACATTCTCGGGCAGGCCCATGCGGGTTTGGCCAGCGTTACGGGTTTCCATGAAGATTTTGGCGGTCATTGCACAAAGCATTCCAACTGGTGTATCGACTGGTATTCCGGAACCCAGATCACGGTGGCCATTTTGGCGGCGTTGTATTGGCGGCGAAAAACGGGACTGGGCACCATGATCGAGTTCTCCCAGGTTCAGGCGGCCACCAGGTGCTTGGGCTATGCCGCGCCCCTTTACGGCCGTTTTGGCATTGTGCGGCAGCGTTGGGGTAACTGGGATACGCAGCTCTGCGTCCATGGCATTATTCTGTGTGGCAAAAGCGATTATCCCGATGAGCCCAACCCCCAACTCAAGTACGAAGCCCGCTATGCTGTGGTGAGCGCTTTCAACGATCCGGACTTCAAGGAGTTGTGTGCCATCATCGGTCGAAACGACCTGTGGGATCAGTACAAAACCTTGCAGGATCGCGTGCGGCCTGAGGCCCAGATCGTTATCTATAAAGCCTTGGAAGAATGGGCCGCGGATAAGACGCGATCCCAGGTGGTCAAGACTCTTACCGATGCCGGCCTTTTGGCCATGCCCGTCATGAACGATAAAGAGGTGTATGAATCCGAGCATTTTCGGCAGAGAGGCACGGTCCGGTGGCTGGAGGATCCTCTTTTCGGCGACGTGCTGATTCAGAGTGGCCATAGTGCCGGCCTTTTGAGCAAGACACCGCGCCGGGTCAACTGGATCTGGCGGCCCGTGGGGGCGGACAACGTCAAGATCTATCATGAAATGCTCGGGTACCCTATGAGCAAGATCGAAGAATGGTACGAAAAGAACCTCATTTAGAGGGGGAGGAGCCGCCCATGTGTGACATCATTTGGTGCAAGGATTGTGATACGGTCAACTACCTGGATCCGTATTATTTTTGGAATTGGGAAGGCAAAATCAAGTGTGCCGGCTGTGAAAACGTTTATTACATCTACATGATTCAAGGCCACATGTACAAGGGGCCGGACAAGAAACCGGGAGAGAAACCGGACATTCTGCCCGTGTACGCCGACAAACCAAACAACGGCTACGAGGAGATCCTTCCCGGCACGTCGGGAAAGACCCGCCCCTACAACTGCTTACCGCGCGAGATCTATCTTGGCAAGGCCGATATGGTCAAGTTCAGTATCCGCGGCCGCCCCGTTCGAGGATGGCGTCCGCAGCCGCCGTCCACCGGTGTGGCGGGATCGTGTGGCTTTACGTGGGACATTCAAAAGCTTTCGCCTGAAGTTTGGGAGGAGTACCAGGAAAAGATTAAAAAGGGCGAAGTGAGTGAATGGTAAAAGAAAGGAGCGGTGCGACCATGGCAGAATTAACCCCGCGGCAATTTCTCGACACCATTCTGGTGCCCGAGAAGCAAAGCGACCATATTTGCTGGCAATGCGCCCATCTCAAACCGGTTTTGAAGGGGTCTAAGTTCCCGCCGGCGGACATTATCGGCTGGTGCAAGAAAATCCATTGGCCTCACTATTGGTGCGTGGCCGATTTCAACGTGGTGAAAAAGTGCTACGCCTTTGAAGCGAAACAGTAGGATGCCTATGCGCGATGTCCAATTGGAAAAGGCACGAATCCAAGCGGCCCAGGAACTGGAACGCCTCAAATCCATGGTGCTCACCTGGAAAGCCAGCTATGTGGACATGGCGGATGGAGACGGCACGGACGATTTTCTGGTCATGGAATTTGCCCAGGAAATTGAAGAGTATATGGGCCCCTTTGTTCGCCGCATGCACATGACGCAACAGTTGGACGATGATCAGGTGAGTGCTTTCTGGGAATTTTGCTACGGCCAGGTCAGGGACCTGCGGTCGCTTTTATCGACGTAAAAGGAGGGTGAGCATGCCCGAAAAATGCCGAGTGAGCGTGTGCGGATTTGACCCCATGTTGGTTCGGGGTTACGTGAAAACGGGCTACAGGGCCCTGTGGTGGTATTTGCCGGATGACGTGTACAACGATTTCAAAGTGAAACCCGGGGACAAAGTCATCGGCAGGCTGTTGGCCGTCTATAACCCCAAAGGGGAAAAAACAGCGGAACCCAACGAAGAGTTTCGCTGGGAAACCAGCAAAGAGACGGGTTACGCCGTGAATTTACCCCCGGAGGTCATCACCAAATACGAACTGACGGAATTTCATTTCATTGAACTGGTGATCAATAAGATCAACGAAGCCGATGTGTATCCCGGTGAGGAAAAGAAGACCAAGTGGTGGCCCACAGAGAAGATGAAACTGAGCTACTTCCTGCCCTATGCGGCGCCGTAGCTCATATAAGCCAGGGCCTTTCCTTGGTTCCTTGAACGGGCCGAGGAGAGGCCCTTGGAGTAAACCCTATGACCGTGCGGGCGGCACTTCGGAACAGAAGGAAGCCGCCCTCGGCCACCTATCCCTCCCGGCCGGCATTCCTGCCGTTTTCAGATAAGGGCGAGACCAGCGGTTACCGCGTCATCAGAAGCCACTGGCACTAGGAAAGGATGCTCTCATGCCCGCAACCCCCTGCGATAACGAACATGAAAACCTTCAATGCACGCCCTACGATTTGGAAAAGCCCACGCAAGGGTGGACACGCCTCGGCGAGATGTTCAACAGCGATGAGCCTCTGTGGAGAAACACCTGGTTTCTTGAAGGATACAATTTTTCTTCCAACATCTACGTCATCGAAGATGATGGTCTGACCGTCATCGATCCCGGAAACGATTATACAGCCTATCTGCAGTTTTTCGATCTGGGCTTTGATCCGGCACAGGTCCGGCGTGTCATGATCACGCATGGCCATTTTGATCATGCTATGGGTGTTCTGGAACTGTGCAACTACCGGGGCATTCGGGAAAAGGGCTCCATGGAAATTATCATCCATGAAGCCGGCCCGGAAGAGTTGAAGAAAAATCTTGAACCGTTGTCTTTCCCCCTGCGTTTGGTTCAAGGCGGGGAGACGGTGCACACGGGACGCTTCAGCTTTCAGGTCGTGCACACACCGGGCCACACATTTGACGGCATCAGTCTTTACCACAAGGAGACGCGAAGCCTTTTCAGCGGCGATGCGGTTTTGCCCTACGGCCTTTCGGCGCCGGACAAACACGGCGGCGGACGGCTCGACCACATGCTTCAGACCTTCAGAAATCTTCTGGGCATGAACATCGACCATGTGATGCCGGGGCATGGCTGGCCTGTATTCGGGCTGGGTCGAAAGGTTTTGGAAGCCAGCTATGAGGAGGTGATCAAGCACCTTCTGGGGGTGAATCGCGAGCTATCGTGCGAGGAGGCGGCGAACCGCCTCATAGGGAAAGGATTGTTTGAAGAAGCCCTCTATTGCGCGGAAAAGTCCTTGCAGTGTGGGCCCTCGGACGCCACCGCGATGCTGCGCCTCAAGATCGTGTGCTTGAATGACATGGGCCGCTTTCAAGAGGCCTTAGAGAGCTTGGCGGTGCTGAAAAGCATCTTGCCCGAGGCGGACGAGGAGCAGGAGCCGTTCCAGTCCATAGCCACAGGGTATGCTCTGATGGGGTTGGAGCGCTATGAGGAGGCTGTGGCGGTCTTTGACGACGTGCTCACCCGACACGGGCGGATCAAGGAAGCATTGGTGTACAAAGGCATGGCCTTGCACCTTGCCGGCCGGCATGATGAAGCCATGGACATTGGTGAATTTCGTGACGAATTTGTCGGGCGCTTTAAAGAGGAGCTGATGCAAAAGGTGACGGCAAAAGGCTAAGCGTACACGGACCCTGCTTCCATGGAGCCAGGGTGATTCCGTAGAACCTTATCTTCGCGGTGCCCGGGTGTGGTCACGGCCCGAGCTCGGCGCTCAGGAATATATGGTCATCAGGAAGGAACCCTCTAAAGTTTATTTGTGGGTTTCGCGCGGGGAAGTTCGCGCGCACGTGCTGGAAACCTTGGCGCACGCGGGAGCCCCAACGGAAAGCGTCGAGAGCTTTTCGGCCCTCATGGAACGTCTCGCGGAGGTGGACCACGCCATCGTGATCCTGGACAGCGAGGCCATTCATCGTCATGGGCCGACGATCTACGGACGCCTGCGAGCGGCGTGCAAGACATGCCGTGTCATTTTGCTGTGCGCCCAGGATTCTCGAGGGCTTATTCGTGAAGCCATGGAAGCCGGGGTGTACGGTTGCGTGGTCGAACCCTATGCGCCATGGGAGATTCAAACCATGGTGCGCCACATCCTCGCCGACTTTGACCATGAACTGGTGAGCGGCGGAAAGAACCTGGCCAAGAACAAGACCGCCAACGAAATTTCTCACAGCTGACCTTCTCGCCTCGAAGCCCCCAAACACCGTGTTTTCATCATGGACTCGAAAGGATGTTTTTCGGGCGAGTGGGCGTGTGGCCCGCACCAAGAACGGTTGCAACGCCGCCGTATTCAGGGAAGGCGACCACAGTGAGCGGGCCGGCGGGCAACACGCCTCGGTCGGCTCACGGCAGGGAAACCGGCACGGAGCATGAAAAAAGGGGCGGTGCTAACCGCCCCGTCCTGAAAAGTCGACATTTGAAGACCTACCAGTTAAACACCTTGTCCAGTTCTTCATCGGGCACGTCAAAAGTGACGTTGTGCGGAGGAAGAGCTTCTTTTTTAAAGTAATCCGGCAGCCGGTCGTCCTTGCTCGTGAACCCGGCCCTAAGGTTGAAGTCCCGCTCCATGCTGAGGACCTTTTTGCCCAGGGCGGCCACGTCGTCGGCGCTCATGTTGAGGCCGTAAAAGGCATTGATCATATCCACCAGGGCTTGAAACGTGTCCGGCTGATCCAAAAGGGCAAAGGCGATGAAAAGGCACATGCCCGTGGAGTCGATGGCGGCTGTAGCGATTTGCAGATTGCGGGAAAGTTCCACCTGCCCCTGGGGAGACAAGGGATCCACGTTGCCACCGACCTTGAGGATATTGGTGGCCACGGCGTATCCCGCCGTATGGTCCGCTCCCATGGTGCTGGTGGCGTAGGTGACCCCGATGCCCTTGACGGCTCGAGGGTCATAGGCGGGCATGGCCTGGCCTTTGACCACCGGCACACGTTCCACGCCAAAGACCTTTCCTGTGACCGCCGCGCCGCTGCCCAAAATGCGCCCAAGCGGTGTCCCTTTGCCCACCTCTTTGACCAATTCGATGGCCGCCTGTGCATCGCCGAACTTGGCTAGGCCGGCCTCCATGGCCACGGCGATGGTGGCGCCCATTTCAATGGTGTCCAGCCCGATGTCGTCATCGAGAAAATCGATCTGTGCGATGGCGTCCAGATCGTCAATACCGCAGTTGCCCCCATGGGCCCAGACGGTTTCGTATTCAGGCTGTTTACTGATGTAGTTGCCATCCTTATCCACGTAGATGCCGGAACAACGAATCACGCAGCCCCGGTGGCATCCATGGGTAGGATTGCCTCCTCGAGCCTTTTCCGTCTCGGCCTGCGTTTCGCCACTGATCTTGGCCGCTCCGGTAAACCGCCCTTCCTTGAAATTGTACGTGGGGTACGCTCCCGCCTCATTGATGACGTTGGTCAGCACGTTGGTCCCATAAGCGGGAAGTCCCTGGCCGGTCACCGGGTGTCGTCGAAGCCCTTCCACGAACCGTTTGTTGGCGTCTTTAAACTTTTCCGGATCTTTGGGCGAACGCATCTTGGCGCCGGTATCATCCAGCACGATGAGCTTGACGCCCTTGGCTCCCATGACCGCTCCGACGCCGCCTCGGCCCGCATGGCGCGTCGGGCGCAGTTCCGGGTCCGTGCAGGCCACCGAGGCGGCGGCCAGTTTCATTTCGCCAGCCTGGCCGATGGAAATGCACGCGATTTTGTCTCCGTACTCTTCCTTGGCCTTTTCCACGGTCTTGTAATTGCCGAGCCCTTTCAATTCGTTGGCGGGAAGAACCTTGACCCCTTGATGGTTGATCACGATTTTGTATAACGTATTGTCCTTGGGTTGGCCCTCCAAGACAATGGCCGCGTAACCCAAACGACCCAGCACCTGCGCGGGCTGTCCGCCGGCGTTGGCCTCCTTGATGCCTCCGGTGAGCGGGCTTTTACAGCCAACGGAGATGCGCCCTGTCATGGCTCCCGTGCTTCCGCTGAGAAGGCCCGGAGCGATGACCAGCTTGTTTTCGGCGCTCAGAGGGTGGCACGTGGGCGGAACTTCCTTGGACACAATGGCCGACGTCATGGCTCGGCCTCCCAGTCCGGCGTAGGCCCCCAAGGGTTCGACGCTGACCTTGGGACCGCCTTCAGCTCCCATATTGACACGCAAAATTTTGTCCATCCCTTGTCCTCCTGTCTGTCACCATGGGTTTCACACTGTGAAAACAGCCCCCTTTTTCAAAAACCGAAAAGAGGCCCTGTCGCCAATGTCTAATGGGAGACGGCGCCGAATTTGTGCAGAATTTTTTCCACCTCCTCGGGTTTATAGCCCACGATGACCTGATCATCGATGACGAGAGTGGGAAAGCTGCTCGCAGGATTGATTCGTTTCACGGCGGCAAGGACGGCCGAGCGCTCGTCTCCTGTCAATAGGTCCACCAGCACCAGCTCATGCTCTACCCCGTGCTCCTTCAAATACTCCTTGAGCCGACGGCAATGAGGGCACGTTTGCAAAGCATAGAGTGTGATCCGTTTTGGATTCGCAGGCCGTGTTTCGTTCACTGGGACTCCTTTTCAAGCCCATGATGTCCCTGGAGAAGGTTTTTATCATTGAATCTCTTTTGGGCCTAATTGCTTATATATACCACACTTTTGGTTCGATGTAAAGCCCACTCGGAGAGGCTTTTGAGAAGTGATGAATCTGTCCCTTGCGCGTAAACTGCCATTCATAGATGCCTCCCGTTTTTAATCCACGTCCCGATCTTGTCTTCAAAACCTTCCGATGCGCTCACCGGAGACCGAAAGGCCAGGACCTTTTAACTGAGTCTTTCTAGCCATGACCTGAAGCAGGCAAAGATGGGCATGGTCACATATCCTTGTGTGGGGTGAATGCCTGTGGACCAAGAAAAAACCCGGTCCCTATGCGGGGACCGGTGTTGGCTGAGAATTGATGCCTCAAGGGCCATAGCGCAACGTCAAGAGAGATTTCACGTAAAGCTGATTCTGTCGCACAGATCGGCGCCTTTAAAGGGCGTTCTTGTAA is a window of Desulfosoma caldarium DNA encoding:
- a CDS encoding sigma-54 interaction domain-containing protein; amino-acid sequence: MDRRSGMGGDTFRGFFLVDATWNIIYLNDALKQALGIAYGPHTPRWPLEKLLKVLGCSISPRQLAVDLRRAGSKPVEYQGGVSAERQGWRVVMEAVSVKAKVALVGLIYEMGAPRHLSVVEGGNGSLVQWAVEGLREGFFVVEARSKIIVYANETFHFKRGLRPPLAIGKPCYQAVRGLMDPCTSLGQTCPLEFMDPEGRHAFCPNGDGNTNDMPVVRLTPLRQEGEGLYVVGMEWADSHKAWGEGAGRKVSRVGDRAKIRNAPSYERLQHVVSEATRAPTLSSLLAGLSQAVRQDVGPVDVVFVLPDAAGKDHLIFCEPSTVAPQALQNLKNLLVEANRTGRVFERLRRGLSNGQSAEAAETLREILRRWAAPRYVVHFGLLNALPNGSPRALGVYVGLSDTVKALSQDVRSYMDTLFSLTSEAINRLVMEETAVASPSFHDVVLTNRDGIIGCSKEMREVNELIDLVAASDATVLITGENGTGKELVAHAIHNRSHRKKGPFVVAHCSAYSPTLLESELFGHEKGAFTGAIRQKKGRVERAQGGTLFLDEIGDIAPATQVLLLRFLQDHRFERVGGESTLQADVRVLAATNRNLIKEVENGRFRDDLYYRLNVISIHLPPLRDRKEDIPHLSHYFLKKYSAKEGKTVSGFSSGALQTLMDYDWPGNVRQLENAISHAVILAQEDTIRRQHLPRFLVHAHEAAPTASLIENEKRLILQVLRQTQWNKHEAARKLQVSRSTLYSKIQRYGLRPEGSA
- a CDS encoding response regulator, translating into MVIRKEPSKVYLWVSRGEVRAHVLETLAHAGAPTESVESFSALMERLAEVDHAIVILDSEAIHRHGPTIYGRLRAACKTCRVILLCAQDSRGLIREAMEAGVYGCVVEPYAPWEIQTMVRHILADFDHELVSGGKNLAKNKTANEISHS
- a CDS encoding glutaredoxin family protein — translated: MNETRPANPKRITLYALQTCPHCRRLKEYLKEHGVEHELVLVDLLTGDERSAVLAAVKRINPASSFPTLVIDDQVIVGYKPEEVEKILHKFGAVSH
- a CDS encoding aldehyde ferredoxin oxidoreductase family protein, with translation MDKILRVNMGAEGGPKVSVEPLGAYAGLGGRAMTSAIVSKEVPPTCHPLSAENKLVIAPGLLSGSTGAMTGRISVGCKSPLTGGIKEANAGGQPAQVLGRLGYAAIVLEGQPKDNTLYKIVINHQGVKVLPANELKGLGNYKTVEKAKEEYGDKIACISIGQAGEMKLAAASVACTDPELRPTRHAGRGGVGAVMGAKGVKLIVLDDTGAKMRSPKDPEKFKDANKRFVEGLRRHPVTGQGLPAYGTNVLTNVINEAGAYPTYNFKEGRFTGAAKISGETQAETEKARGGNPTHGCHRGCVIRCSGIYVDKDGNYISKQPEYETVWAHGGNCGIDDLDAIAQIDFLDDDIGLDTIEMGATIAVAMEAGLAKFGDAQAAIELVKEVGKGTPLGRILGSGAAVTGKVFGVERVPVVKGQAMPAYDPRAVKGIGVTYATSTMGADHTAGYAVATNILKVGGNVDPLSPQGQVELSRNLQIATAAIDSTGMCLFIAFALLDQPDTFQALVDMINAFYGLNMSADDVAALGKKVLSMERDFNLRAGFTSKDDRLPDYFKKEALPPHNVTFDVPDEELDKVFNW
- a CDS encoding MBL fold metallo-hydrolase translates to MPATPCDNEHENLQCTPYDLEKPTQGWTRLGEMFNSDEPLWRNTWFLEGYNFSSNIYVIEDDGLTVIDPGNDYTAYLQFFDLGFDPAQVRRVMITHGHFDHAMGVLELCNYRGIREKGSMEIIIHEAGPEELKKNLEPLSFPLRLVQGGETVHTGRFSFQVVHTPGHTFDGISLYHKETRSLFSGDAVLPYGLSAPDKHGGGRLDHMLQTFRNLLGMNIDHVMPGHGWPVFGLGRKVLEASYEEVIKHLLGVNRELSCEEAANRLIGKGLFEEALYCAEKSLQCGPSDATAMLRLKIVCLNDMGRFQEALESLAVLKSILPEADEEQEPFQSIATGYALMGLERYEEAVAVFDDVLTRHGRIKEALVYKGMALHLAGRHDEAMDIGEFRDEFVGRFKEELMQKVTAKG
- a CDS encoding CaiB/BaiF CoA transferase family protein, with amino-acid sequence MAKKAREVEINSREDTLPLMGPDVRPWPVTPPPSPEEVAAVYARRKAEEFGKWCEDNLRIDYARGKPEALQGVRVLSCGQWRMGHKFASGLLSELGAELINVEPPTGDPLRKLSPFGREEYMLEDKNGDKCGLDFIHELRNAYSVTINLETEKGRELYTKLAQHADILIEEYPPGYMDNLGIGYRQLSQINPKLIYCWIGEHGQWGPMKDRVSKYGQWMLDPFGQAACSFIHNTGFPEDLLPRGKGGDPTRSGVWFADYVAGEQTAVNALAALFWRDEFSGEGQFIETTAAEALMDILDFDITWYGFNKSIKARTGGWDPNLNQYAWNPCKDGYMMIGGQTDRLWYRIGMCIERELPIFGRLIHEDPLLKEMAARNALQALTKTYTMTAMWLRNINRVEAEEKLMEYEIAAGPLLYIDEVAEFPHFKYRPWVNVLEDEQYGTLMYSEATTAYQMRTPARVKWLGRPLGHDNAEIFMKYIGLGQSELRELKEQGVI
- a CDS encoding CaiB/BaiF CoA transferase family protein, whose amino-acid sequence is MKDQRVTRIEDLPGPKSQGELEEMKMPYEEYCRKVFAPGQEKTKPEALKGIRWLSTTMYIFTPHSVANLAELGAECIKIEMPRMGDPMRHTSPFNECYLYPLHDTRPMTGTGLGFTNANSNEYYISMDYHVPEMKEAFYRLVKLSDGLTECYRPGTFDRWKQSYRYLQEINPRFIYVWGGGFGYGPKVFGGSYDILGQAHAGLASVTGFHEDFGGHCTKHSNWCIDWYSGTQITVAILAALYWRRKTGLGTMIEFSQVQAATRCLGYAAPLYGRFGIVRQRWGNWDTQLCVHGIILCGKSDYPDEPNPQLKYEARYAVVSAFNDPDFKELCAIIGRNDLWDQYKTLQDRVRPEAQIVIYKALEEWAADKTRSQVVKTLTDAGLLAMPVMNDKEVYESEHFRQRGTVRWLEDPLFGDVLIQSGHSAGLLSKTPRRVNWIWRPVGADNVKIYHEMLGYPMSKIEEWYEKNLI